The proteins below come from a single Oreochromis niloticus isolate F11D_XX unplaced genomic scaffold, O_niloticus_UMD_NMBU tig00007310_pilon, whole genome shotgun sequence genomic window:
- the LOC109200308 gene encoding restin homolog, with product MELLDMRGRNFELKAKLDKAIEKLKEILQQKKNEKDKDKKDRELQLKLDEALQKNTEILQEKKQQDIELQNLGIKYKALLQEKKQQPIKQKESKLEDSEENYRELKTKLDKALQRNNQILQEKEQLERNQRDMRCQLQSMEEKCRVLEAKLDKTAVHKQKYQELLQEKKQQDIKQKEDKRLLQGFESENQKLQELYKKMNYKAAEMEGEKEKLRKQCSAMQSQLNDMLTKNTELEELSNTLKCKNTEVQVLKQQLQKTNEDLQCKLQEMERKNQQLEDTHNKLQESYTEMQEAKVMQEATSNELKERLEDKQAELEEVEKTCRRLEKENTETIDQLRNLILEKKVLVEKLLEKKKKRFRFFWRKDTHALSGFSTADVTSSSSTSVPS from the coding sequence atggaaCTCCTAGACATGCGTGGAAGGAACTTTGAGCTCAAAGCAAAGCTTGATAAAGCAATAGAAAAACTCAAAGAAATCCTCCAGcagaagaaaaatgagaaagacaAGGACAAAAAGGATCGGGAGCTGCAATtaaagcttgatgaagctctgcaaaaaaatacagaaatcctccaagagaagaaacagcaggaCATAGAACTCCAAAACTTGGGGATAAAATACAAAGCATTGCTtcaagagaaaaagcaacaaccgatcaaacagaaagaaagcaagCTTGAAGACTCGGAGGAAAACTACAGAGAGCTGAAAACAAAGCTTGATAAAGCGCTGCAAAGAAATAACCAGATTcttcaagaaaaagaacaactggAAAGAAACCAGAGAGACATGCGGTGCCAACTCCAAAGCATGGAGGAAAAATGCAGAGTCCTGGAAGCAAAACTTGATAAAACTGCAGTGCACAAGCAGAAATATCAAGAGCTGCTTcaagagaaaaaacaacaggACATAAAGCAGAAAGAAGACAAACGTTTACTCCAGGGCTTTGAGAGTGAAAACCAAAAGCTGCAAGAACTTTACAAGAAAATGAACTACAAAGCAGCCGAAATGgaaggagagaaggagaaacTGCGAAAACAGTGCTCAGCGATGCAGAGTCAGCTCAATGACATGCTGACAAAAAACACCGAACTCGAGGAACTTTCAAACACcttgaagtgcaaaaacactgagGTGCAGGTGCTAAAGCAGCAACTccagaaaacaaatgaagacCTGCAGTGCAAACTTCAAGAAATGGAGAGGAAAAATCAACAGTTAGAAGACACTCACAACAAATTACAAGAGAGTTATACAGAGATGCAGGAGGCAAAGGTAATGCAGGAGGCAACTTCTAATGAGTTGAAAGAAAGGCTCGAAGACAAACAAGCCGAATTAGAAGAAGTGGAGAAAACATGCAGGAGACTTGAGAAGGAGAATACAGAAACAATCGATCAGCTGAGAAACCTGATCCTAGAGAAAAAGGTTCTCGTGGAAAAGCtcctggaaaagaagaagaaacgcttCCGCTTCTTCTGGAGGAAGGACACTCATGCTTTGTCTGGTTTTTCCACTGCTGATGTCACctcgtcttcctccacctctgttccatCGTAA